The Branchiostoma lanceolatum isolate klBraLanc5 chromosome 3, klBraLanc5.hap2, whole genome shotgun sequence DNA segment taatcaaatcTATTTCCCGGAGGTAAATTTGCATGAAGTCTCAAGATTAAACCATTATTGTTGCAGCGTCGTTTGGCTGATCCCGCCGGTCTTTGGGTTCATCTTCGTCCCTCTGATCGGCTCGGTGAGCGACCACTGCCGCTGCCGATGGGGACGCCGCCGTCCATTCATCTTAGCCCTCGGTCTCGCCATTATCCTGGGCTTCGCCTTATTCCTGAACGGCGATGCCCTCGTGAATCGTAAGTCACTTTATAACTCTTTTTGATGACGCCTCCGGGGTGTGACATTCTTTTTTATTATAATTTTGACTACTATAGTTCCCTGTCGGGCTGAAAAGACTACGTATTCTTACATTATGGTACCTCCGTGAAAACACAATAAGGAATGAAGCAAGAAATTCACTAAACATTTATTAGTTAGCGGCCCTAGATATTTTATAAAGTTGTGAGAGCTAGCTTCGATTTCTTTGTcttaaagttttgattttaacaAGCTAACACTACTCCACTTCCGTAGTTATTGCAGGAGACTCGAGCAAGAGCCGCAGAAGAGCTGACCGAGACACCATGCGCACCGCAACGCTGGCCGTCAGCATGTTCGGCGCCGTCTTGTTCGACTTCGCCGCAGACTCCATCGAGAGTCCGATCAAGGCTTACCTGCTAGACATCTGTGTGGAGAAGGATCGGAGGAGGGGTCTGGACATGCAGGGTGCACTTTCAGGTATGTGTATCttcctttgttgtttttttgtccttATCAGGGCAGATTTATCTAATCCGCTTACACAGTGGGATGAACGGCTACCTCTATTGATCTGTCGTGACTTGTCAGGGATTtaaactcagtacctccaggttgAGAGTAATCTATTCTAATGGTACGGTCCCatatttgcaccggtgccctgTTCCAGTTCGGGCCCAGAAGCCAGGAATTTGTCTCGGTGGACTGCCAGGTACCCGTGGTACCTCCCGGTATTCGCACTATTAGCTCACAGGGTCTTTTTGTTACTGGATCCcgtgttgattttaagtccgggcTAAAATGATTCGAGGCCCCCGGCGGGGCCCTAAAATTGCCCCGCAGCACATTGGGCCACCTAGGGGTCAtccccgaaagtgcaaaaaaacagcccgtcaactacccAGCGGCTAGCGCAGGGCCTCCCTTTCCAACTGGTACCGTAGCATAACCACAAGTCTATGTCGTCACCTCTAGTATCTGAAGGGTTTTCATTATAGTTGAAACGTTTACATTTTAAAACATGCTAATCGGATAAGGAACCAAACAAAAACTCGTCGTCTTCATTATCATTGCTGTTGTTGTACGTCCAACTCATATCTTTAGTTTAAAGCGGCTGAAATTCAGCTTTTGCGTTAGCTCGTAGGTAATGCGGCTTTTATTTTACTTGTTACTCTGACGAAAAGGAtgtcaacctttttttttacacaggttTAGGTGGCTTTCTTGGCTATACGACCGGTGCAATCGACTGGGTTGCCCTTGGTATTCCTCCAATATCTGAAAATCACCTGATCTTCGGCATTTCgtgctccattttctccctgtgCCTCCTCCTGAACCTCTGCAGCATACGGGAGGTGCCACAAGCCGAGCTGAAAACGAACACTTTGAAAAATGTTGACCAGCAGTCCGGGAGGCAAGAGCCGGCGGTGCATCAGGACCCACAAACCATCATCGCACTGAATCCAAAACATGGCGTCATGTTCATGAGCGATGACCTGGATGTACTTCCTGACGTCATTTCCTGTGACGATGGCCTGCAGAAGGTGCTGGTGGTCACGACCGTCCTCGGAGGAGGCGACCGATCTGATGACGGTTACGGCAGCATCTCGCATTCGGAGGAAAGCAACAGTGAGACGGCGGAAGACTCGGGTAGTACGGAGCTGGCCCAACGGATGTCCATCACCGCTTACTTCACATCCATCCTTCGGATGCCAAAAGAACTGGCCTGCTTGTGCGTGTCAAACTTTCTCGGCTGGGCTAGCTTCctgtccgccatgttgttcTTCACGGACTTCATGGGCCGGGGTGTATACAAGGGGAACCCGGGCGCACCTGCGGACAGTCCTGACAGGATCCTGTACGACCGGGGCGTGATGGTCGGCTGCTGGGGACTGACCATCAACGCCGCTTCATGTGCTCTCTACTCATGTAAGGATTTCAATATACTTTGATGCTTCTTGACTAAGATACAAGGTTTGGGCCTATCCTAATGCATTACGATTAAAACTAATGCCAACCTATGAGGGGTAGACAGATCTACAAGTGAAAACATAATTTATATGTATTAATTATGCCTGGAGGTATGCCCGATTGTGTGTCTACGCGTGCATATAATTACATGCATGCAgggccagtgtgtgtgtgtgtgtatcgaGAGAGCTGAGAGAGAGCTAAAGAGAGCGTGAATGAGTACACACGCATGTGTGTGACTCAGTGTCACCCacccacacacgcacacacacacacacacacacacacacacacacacacacacaaacatacacacacatatgtacctGTGCGTGTGTTGACCTCACAGACGAATACCTATACGGTTAATACCTTACATGGATTGTAGTGAACACCTTCAGGATACCTGTGacatactacattttgtactttgacTACCAGCACAGCTACTGGTGTGGTGACTGCAAGCAAAAGTCTTCCTCTGGCTCTTTCTGAATCACCTGGTGTTTCTTGAATCCTTCTTGTGCTGAATTTAAGGTTTGCTAAATCTTAATCTTCTTTTACTATTGCTGAATCTGACAATGTcaccatttctttttttaaatgacaaGAAGTAGTCTAAGATTCTTATCTCTTTGGACGTATAttatatgttttcttcttcatctACCTTTGCATTTTGAAACCATACTTTATaaaatacattgtcaaattagaAGCGACTGTAAGGAAACTGTTTGTACAGCCTAGTCTACTTATTCATTATATTTACTATCGTCTAGTccccttacatgtatgtatataaagaATAAGTAGTAGAACAAAGTGAAATTTCAGTAGCATACTAGACTAATGCTGAGCGTTGAGTCAAATTCTGTCAAATCAAAAGCCTTATTAACgtatatagctttattggtgaacTATATCAGAAGCTCATCTAATGACCCCTGAACTGATCATTTTTTGCGGTTGTTACAGTGTGTTTCGGACGGATTGTTCGCCACCTGTCGTACAGGACCATGTACGTCTTCGGCTACTTGGTGTTTGGAGCAGGGATCGGCAGTATGGCCATCATCGCTCAGCTGGCGGAGGCGCGATGGGAGATCATCCTCCTGTGTCCGGTCATGGGGATCATGTATGGCACCCTTAACAACATCCCGTACAAACTCATCTCCCGGTACCACACTAGTCAAACGGTATGTACACGGTGCCTAGTACACGACACCTAGCGTGCGTAgttcagtggttagcggccATGCCTCCGGAACTATTATGTATCAACGTTGAACTGTTATTTTCAACACGGAGACAGGGGCCGCCATAAACTTTTTGCAACTTGATCCATTGCTCACGTGTCATATCTGCATAGACGTGATGTCACAGGAGCAATGGATTGCTCATACCTTGACCAAAACTGGAGTCTATCTGTCGAAAATATGGGTTAGTCCAATTATTgtgtgtgttggaaattacgggtcgactttgatacagaaatgttcgcggtgattctatgttcgcggttttcgcagcaaCTGTTTCACCGGGAACTTgtaaccaccgcgaacatctttgttcaatactgtagcagtatgtgactagagcgctgccgcaaacttaaaaccatcgcaaacagtCAATTTTcgccttagggccctgtcacacttgtgcgtatatgcaa contains these protein-coding regions:
- the LOC136431204 gene encoding membrane-associated transporter protein-like, producing the protein MVYDLTCQFPTSAVMETEEQAPLLRRDSDVSPAAGPVVPRRPWRQLVMNGSILLGREFCYALEAALVLPVLMTIGMPRELYSVVWLIPPVFGFIFVPLIGSVSDHCRCRWGRRRPFILALGLAIILGFALFLNGDALVNLIAGDSSKSRRRADRDTMRTATLAVSMFGAVLFDFAADSIESPIKAYLLDICVEKDRRRGLDMQGALSGLGGFLGYTTGAIDWVALGIPPISENHLIFGISCSIFSLCLLLNLCSIREVPQAELKTNTLKNVDQQSGRQEPAVHQDPQTIIALNPKHGVMFMSDDLDVLPDVISCDDGLQKVLVVTTVLGGGDRSDDGYGSISHSEESNSETAEDSGSTELAQRMSITAYFTSILRMPKELACLCVSNFLGWASFLSAMLFFTDFMGRGVYKGNPGAPADSPDRILYDRGVMVGCWGLTINAASCALYSLCFGRIVRHLSYRTMYVFGYLVFGAGIGSMAIIAQLAEARWEIILLCPVMGIMYGTLNNIPYKLISRYHTSQTYVLSGVDGSERRGMGIDCALVSSQNQLSQIIIGASMGSIVAAVGSVISVTVCSSMLAFIACIAAALLVHYDANGRDEDEEPDFEDVLSSM